A single window of Jaculus jaculus isolate mJacJac1 chromosome 22, mJacJac1.mat.Y.cur, whole genome shotgun sequence DNA harbors:
- the Rerg gene encoding ras-related and estrogen-regulated growth inhibitor has translation MAKSAEVKLAVFGRAGVGKSAIVVRFLTRRFIWEYDPTLESTYRHQATIDDEAVSMEILDTAGQEDAIQREGHMRWGEGFVLVYDITDRGSFEEVLPLKTILDEVKKPKNVTLILVGNKADLDHSRQVSTEEGERLASELACAFYECSACTGEGNITEIFHELCREVRRRRVVQGKTRRRSSTTHVKQAINKMLTKISS, from the exons CCATCGTAGTGAGATTCCTGACCAGACGGTTCATCTGGGAATATGATCCAACCCTTG AATCAACCTACCGACATCAAGCAACCATCGATGACGAAGCGGTTTCCATGGAGATCCTAGACACAGCGGGTCAG GAAGACGCCATCCAGAGGGAAGGGCACATGCGATGGGGGGAAGGGTTTGTGCTGGTCTACGACATCACTGACCGGGGGAGTTTTGAGGAGGTGCTGCCCCTGAAGACCATCTTGGACGAGGTGAAAAAGCCCAAGAACGTCACTCTCATCTTGGTGGGTAACAAAGCCGACTTGGACCACTCTAGACAAGTGAGCACCGAGGAAGGGGAGAGGCTGGCTTCTGAACTGGCCTGCGCTTTTTACGAGTGTTCGGCCTGCACAGGGGAGGGGAACATCACCGAGATCTTCCACGAGTTGTGTCGGGAAGTCCGCCGCCGGAGGGTGGTGCAGGGCAAGACCAGGCGACGCAGCTCCACCACCCATGTCAAGCAGGCCATCAACAAGATGCTCACCAAAATCAGTAGCTAG